A window of the Sabethes cyaneus chromosome 1, idSabCyanKW18_F2, whole genome shotgun sequence genome harbors these coding sequences:
- the LOC128745895 gene encoding uncharacterized protein LOC128745895, which yields MDAAPYRIYIEHKIKGEHNHKINKFALGAYLRGMSEFKLFISDMKYLGQFKIMVFVSSYTKANQLVEMVNNNSDTYKAYIPRHLVCISGMIAGVLTDINLGDIKGDIQCDVPIVDVVRMTKRIDNEPVPINRLIITFRAHELPSSVKLFCCYSKVFPFTPKITVCSKCLRFGHRLENCKGTKRCVKCTQRHENDEEYNNCNSQWCIHCRSDEHTSTDQQCPERKRQHSIKSLMARKNLTFTEARLQFPVLSQNVYEPLSRVEEFPTLSETFADMTRDNHNWKNPLKEQWSRTNRERLPIEAAVKLYKEKDKDQIQTRKRSRPNQLSYTEDTT from the coding sequence ATGGATGCGGCGCCATATCGGATTTACATCGAACACAAGATAAAAGGAGAACATAACCACAAAATCAATAAATTTGCGTTGGGAGCTTATCTGCGCGGAATGTCCGAGTTCAAATTGTTTATCTCGGACATGAAATATTTGGGCCAGTTCAAGATTATGGTATTTGTCAGCAGCTACACGAAAGCAAATCAACTTGTTGAGATGGTGAATAACAATAGTGACACCTACAAAGCGTATATCCCGAGACATCTAGTCTGCATCTCAGGAATGATTGCAGGCGTTCTTACGGACATCAATTTGGGAGATATAAAAGGAGACATACAGTGTGACGTTCCAATCGTTGACGTAGTACGTATGACAAAGAGGATAGATAACGAGCCAGTCCCAATCAATCGTCTTATAATAACGTTTAGAGCACACGAGCTTCCATCCAGTGTAAAACTGTTTTGCTGCTACAGTAAAGTCTTCCCATTTACCCCGAAAATCACGGTATGCTCCAAGTGTCTAAGATTCGGACACCGTTTGGAGAACTGCAAAGGAACCAAACGATGTGTAAAATGTACACAAAGACACGAAAATGATGAAGAGTATAATAACTGCAACAGTCAGTGGTGCATTCACTGTCGAAGCGATGAACACACGTCAACAGATCAACAGTGTCCAGAAAGAAAAAGGCAACACAGCATAAAATCCCTTATGGCGCGCAAAAACTTAACATTCACGGAAGCCCGACTGCAATTCCCAGTGTTGAGTCAAAACGTATATGAACCGTTAAGCAGAGTCGAAGAATTCCCCACGCTGAGCGAAACATTTGCGGATATGACGAGAGACAACCACAATTGGAAGAATCCATTGAAGGAGCAGTGGAGCCGCACGAACCGTGAACGACTACCAATCGAGGCAGCAGTCAAACTGTATAAAGAAAAGGACAAAGATCAAATTCAAACACGGAAGCGGTCAAGACCAAACCAGTTATCTTATACGGAGGACACAACATAA